From Epinephelus lanceolatus isolate andai-2023 chromosome 12, ASM4190304v1, whole genome shotgun sequence, the proteins below share one genomic window:
- the ccr9a gene encoding C-C chemokine receptor type 9a, with the protein MTSMADIITALPSEESFSISPSPTTFDDDDYEDLFCDQGSVREFRSHYEPPLFWIITVVGGAGNLAVVWIYLNFRRRLKTMTDVYLLNLAVADLLFLITLPLWADEAMHGWSFGSALCKVNSALYKVNLFSSMLLLTCISVDRYVVIVQSTKAQNSQVERRRCSTLMCVGVWLLALLLALPEFMFATTSEVDSREYCRMVFPHHVGNRTKILVLSLQVSMGFCLPFFVMVFCYSIIVAKLLKTRNFQKHKAMRVILAVVIVFIVSQLPHNGVLVMQATQASSMTMTDCEEMKRFNTVEQVLKSLAYMHACLNPFLYAFVGVRFRRDMLQLLRVCRCQPPANKGQLSKSCRSPLNSTRASVMSDSDTSQALSL; encoded by the exons ATGACCTCCATGGCTGACATCATCACGGCATTGCCTTCTGAG GAGTCGTTCTCCATCAGCCCGTCACCCACCACCTTTGATGATGACGACTACGAAGACTTGTTCTGTGACCAGGGGTCGGTGCGGGAGTTCAGGAGTCACTACGAGCCACCGCTCTTCTGGATAATCACCGTGGTGGGTGGAGCTGGAAACCTGGCTGTGGTGTGGATCTACCTGAACTTCCGCCGGCGGCTCAAGACTATGACGGACGTGTACCTGCTGAACCTGGCGGTGGCTGACCTGCTGTTCCTCATCACACTGCCGCTGTGGGCAGATGAGGCGATGCACGGCTGGAGTTTTGGCTCTGCCCTCTGCAAGGTGAACTCCGCCCTCTACAAAGTGAACCTGTTCAGCAGCATGCTGCTGCTCACCTGCATCAGCGTTGACCGCTACGTGGTCATCGTGCAGAGCACCAAGGCTCAGAACTCACAGGTGGAGCGACGCCGCTGCAGCACGCTgatgtgtgtgggggtgtggtTGCTAGCGCTGCTGCTCGCCTTGCCCGAGTTCATGTTCGCCACCACCTCCGAGGTGGATTCGCGGGAGTACTGCAGGATGGTGTTCCCGCATCATGTGGGCAACCGCACCAAGATCCTGGTGCTGTCGCTGCAGGTGAGCATGGGCTTCTGCCTGCCCTTCTTTGTCATGGTGTTCTGCTACAGCATCATCGTCGCCAAGCTGCTCAAGACCCGCAACTTCCAGAAGCACAAGGCCATGCGTGTCATCCTCGCTGTGGTGATTGTCTTCATTGTGTCCCAGCTGCCCCACAACGGCGTACTTGTGATGCAGGCCACACAGGCCTCCAGCATGACCATGACGGACTGCGAGGAGATGAAACGCTTCAACACGGTGGAGCAGGTGCTGAAGAGTCTAGCCTACATGCATGCGTGCCTCAACCCCTTCCTCTACGCCTTTGTGGGCGTGCGTTTCCGCCGCGACATGTTGCAGCTGCTGCGTGTTTGCCGCTGCCAGCCACCGGCCAATAAGGGTCAGCTGAGTAAGTCCTGCAGGAGTCCGCTGAACTCGACCAGAGCCTCTGTCATGTCGGACAGCGACACCTCGCAGGCACTGTCGCTCTAG
- the LOC117272040 gene encoding elongation factor 1-alpha-like, whose translation MAKEKVHINIVVIGHVDSGKSTSTGHLIYKCGGIDKRTIEKFEKEAQEMGKGSFKYAWVMDKLKSERERGITIDIALWKFETEKYYVTVIDAPGHRDFIKNMITGTSQADCAVLIVAAGKGEFEAGISKEGQTREHALLAYTLGVKQMIVGVNKMDSAQFSESRFNEVVKEVSAYLKKVGYNPKAVAFVPISGFHGDNMLEPSENMPWYKGWSISRKEGDASGKTLFQALDSILPPERPTKKPLRLPLQDVYKIGGIGTVPVGRVETGILKPGMMVTFAPPNLTTEVKSVEMHHEALTEALPGDNVGFNVKNLSIRDIKRGNVVGDSKNDPPRAASSFKAQVIMMNHPGEIHAGYAPVVDCHTAHIACKFAELLEKMDRRSGKTIEENPKMLKSGDAAMVLMVPSKPMVVETFSVYAPLGRFAIRDMKQTVAVGVIKEVSKEEPTTKATKSASKK comes from the exons atgGCTAAGGAGAAAGTTCACATCAACATCGTGGTCATCGGCCATGTGGATTCTGGGAAATCGACCTCGACAGGTCACCTGATCTACAAATGTGGCGGCATCGACAAGAGGACCATTGAGAAGTTCGAGAAGGAGGCGCAGGAG aTGGGGAAGGGCTCCTTTAAGTACGCCTGGGTGATGGACAAGCTGAAGTCGGAGCGGGAGCGCGGCATCACCATCGACATCGCGCTCTGGAAGTTTGAGACCGAAAAATATTACGTCACTGTCATCGATGCGCCGGGACACCGTGACTTCATCAAGAACATGATAACTGGAACCTCCCAG gCTGACTGTGCTGTGCTGATCGTGGCGGCAGGGAAGGGAGAGTTCGAGGCAGGAATCTCTAAAGAAGGTCAGACGCGTGAACACGCTCTGCTAGCGTACACGCTGGGCGTCAAACAGATGATTGTTGGCGTAAACAAGATGGACTCCGCCCAATTTTCCGAGTCTCGCTTCAATGAAGTGGTGAAGGAGGTCTCAGCCTACCTAAAGAAGGTCGGATACAACCCAAAGGCCGTGGCGTTCGTCCCCATCAGCGGCTTCCATGGAGACAACATGCTGGAACCCTCAGAGAAC ATGCCATGGTATAAAGGATGGAGTATCAGCAGGAAAGAAGGAGATGCCTCTGGAAAGACTCTGTTTCAAGCACTGGACTCCATCCTCCCTCCTGAACGACCCACCAAGAAGCCTCTGAGGCTCCCCCTGCAGGACGTCTACAAGATCGGAG GTATCGGGACGGTGCCTGTGGGTCGAGTGGAGACTGGGATCCTGAAGCCCGGCATGATGGTGACGTTTGCACCACCAAATCTGACCACAGAGGTGAAGTCAGTGGAGATGCACCACGAGGCACTGACAGAGGCTCTGCCCGGGGACAACGTTGGCTTCAACGTCAAAAACCTGTCCATCAGAGACATCAAGCGAGGGAACGTAGTCGGAGACAGTAAAAATGACCCACCGCGAGCAGCTTCCTCCTTCAAAGCTCAG GTGATCATGATGAACCACCCTGGGGAGATCCACGCAGGTTACGCTCCAGTGGTCGACTGCCACACTGCCCACATCGCCTGTAAGTTTGCAGAGCTGTTGGAGAAAATGGACCGGCGCAGTGGAAAGACAATAGAGGAAAACCCCAAAATGCTAAAAAGTGGAGACGCTGCCATGGTCCTGATGGTTCCATCCAAACCGATGGTGGTGGAGACATTCAGCGTTTACGCCCCGCTGG GTCGTTTTGCGATTCGTGACATGAAGCAGACGGTGGCGGTGGGCGTGATTAAGGAAGTGAGCAAGGAGGAGCCCACCACAAAGGCCACCAAGTCAGCATCAAagaagtga